The Natronosporangium hydrolyticum nucleotide sequence TTGGCACCGCAGACCTCAACCTCTTGCTGGATGTGAACTCATACTGGGGAAATTCGTACTGGAAACTTCGCGCGGACTCGCCCGCTCAATAGGCTAACGCGTGGCGTTCGGCGAGTCCTGGGCAATCGGCGCCCGCGCGAGCCACTCCGGAAAGCCTCGCAAGTCGGGCAGGACCACGTCGGCGCCGGCCGCGGCGAGCGCGGTCGCGTCGTACGGGCCGGTGGCGACCGCAACTGCGGTGACCTGCGCGGCGCGGGCCGACCGGACATCGGCGAGGTGGTCACCGACGTAGCTGTGGGCGCCGTACTCGCGCAGCGCGGCGACCTTGCCGTCGCCGAACCGGTTGCCGCAGACCGCGTCGACCTCGATCCCGAGGTGCGTCAGGTGGGCGGTGGCGAGCCGGTCCAACTTCGAGGTGATCACGACGACCCGGCCGCCCTGGTCGCGCACCGCGGCGATCGCCGCCGCCGCGCCGGGCAGCGCTCTGCTCACCTCGATCGCGTGTGCCGGGTAGAGCTCCCGGAAGGTCTGCACGGCGGTGTCGACCTGGTCGGCCGGGAACCAGTGCGCCACCTCTTCGGCGAGCGGGATCCCGATCCGGGAGACCACCGCGTCGGTGTCGACCGCGACTCCGCTGCGCTCCGCGAGCGCCCGGTAGGTCGCGGCGATCCCGGCCCTGGTGTCGATCAGGGTCAGGTCGAGGTCGAAACCCACCACCGGCGCGCTCATGAGCGCCAAGGGTAGCCAACCCGACGGCGCAACCCACCGATCCATTGACACCCGACGTCATAGAGACTAACGTCACAGCCTAACTGTTAGGAAGCTTTCCTAATTTTTGATTCCAACCTGATCCCCACATCGGGAGGGACGAGATGAGACTCCGCACCACCCGAGCACCCGCCCGGGCGCTCCTGATCGCCACCCTGACCGGCCTGCTCGCGGCCGCCCTGACCCTGGTCGGCCAACCCACCGCCACCGCCCAGACCGACTCCCCCGCCGCCGGCACCGCCCAGGCCTGCGCCGAACCTGCCTGGTCCGCCAGCGCCATCTACACCGGCGGCGACCTGGTCAGCCACGCCGGCCACAGCTGGCGCGCCCAATGGTGGACCCAGGGCGAAGAGCCCGGCACCACCGGCGAATGGGGAGTCTGGGTGGACCTCGGCCCCTGCGAGCAGGGCCCGCCGCCCACCACCCCACCGACGACCCCGCCGACCACCCCACCAACCACGCCGCCGCCCCCGCCCGGCGACCAGGCGGTGGTGGGGTACTTCACCAACTGGGGTGTCTACGGCCGCGACTACCACGTCCAGAACATCCACACCAGCGGCTCAGCCAGCCAACTCACCCACATCATGTACGCGTTCGGCAACGTCCAGAACGGGCAGTGCACCATCGGCGACTCCTACGCCGACTACGACCGGTTCTACTCCGCCGCCGAGAGCGTCGACGGGCAGGCCGACAGCTGGGACACCGGTGAACTCCGCGGCAACTTCAACCAGCTGCGGAAACTGAAGGAGATGTACCCGCACATCCAGGTGGTCTGGTCGTTCGGCGGCTGGACCTGGTCCGGCGGCTTCGCCGAGGCGGCCGCCAACCCGGCCGCGTTCGCCGAGTCCTGCTACCAGCTCGTCAACGATCCGCGGTGGGCCGATGTCTTCGACGGCATCGACATCGACTGGGAGTACCCGAACGCCTGCGGGTTGACCTGCGACGACAGCGGGTTCGACGGGTACCGGGTGCTGATGTCGGCGCTGCGGGACCGGTTCGGTGGCCAACTGGTGACCTCGGCGATCACCGCCGACGCCACCGCCGGCGGCAAGCTGGACGCGGCCGACTACGTCGGTGCCGCCCAGTACCTCGACTTCTACATGGTGATGACGTACGACTTCTTCGGCGCCTGGGCGCCGCAAGGACCGACGGCGCCGCACGCCCCGCTGGAGTCGTTCGGCGGCATCCCCACCCCCGGCTTCTACGGCGACGCCGCGATCGCGCACCTGCGGGCCGGCGGCGTGCCCGCCGACAAGCTGCTGCTGGGCCTGCCGTTCTACGGTCGGGGCTGGACCGGGGTGAGCCAGAGCGGACCGGGCGGCTCCGCCACCGGGCCGGCGCCGGGCACCTACGAGCAGGGCATCGAGGATTACAAGGTGCTCCAGGCGAACTGTCC carries:
- a CDS encoding HAD family hydrolase, whose amino-acid sequence is MSAPVVGFDLDLTLIDTRAGIAATYRALAERSGVAVDTDAVVSRIGIPLAEEVAHWFPADQVDTAVQTFRELYPAHAIEVSRALPGAAAAIAAVRDQGGRVVVITSKLDRLATAHLTHLGIEVDAVCGNRFGDGKVAALREYGAHSYVGDHLADVRSARAAQVTAVAVATGPYDATALAAAGADVVLPDLRGFPEWLARAPIAQDSPNATR
- a CDS encoding glycosyl hydrolase family 18 protein; this encodes MRLRTTRAPARALLIATLTGLLAAALTLVGQPTATAQTDSPAAGTAQACAEPAWSASAIYTGGDLVSHAGHSWRAQWWTQGEEPGTTGEWGVWVDLGPCEQGPPPTTPPTTPPTTPPTTPPPPPGDQAVVGYFTNWGVYGRDYHVQNIHTSGSASQLTHIMYAFGNVQNGQCTIGDSYADYDRFYSAAESVDGQADSWDTGELRGNFNQLRKLKEMYPHIQVVWSFGGWTWSGGFAEAAANPAAFAESCYQLVNDPRWADVFDGIDIDWEYPNACGLTCDDSGFDGYRVLMSALRDRFGGQLVTSAITADATAGGKLDAADYVGAAQYLDFYMVMTYDFFGAWAPQGPTAPHAPLESFGGIPTPGFYGDAAIAHLRAGGVPADKLLLGLPFYGRGWTGVSQSGPGGSATGPAPGTYEQGIEDYKVLQANCPATGTVAGTAYAHCGDQWWSYDTPATIAGKMAYVQQQGLGGTFFWELSGDTADGELIHAIGDNL